The Panthera leo isolate Ple1 chromosome D1, P.leo_Ple1_pat1.1, whole genome shotgun sequence region TGTCACATTATGTGGTTTGATAAAGACCAAGGTTTTAGATTTTAGTCTTGGTTGTCATTACAGTGCATGCGCCtgcctttgtttttgctttcgGTGACGCAACTGATCATCATGGCCCTGTTGTGGGAGACAACAACATAGGACCCTCGTGCAAGGTCACTGTTCTTATACAATTCCCGGTCACTCAGTTTGCTTCTGTCTCGGTTTATTGCAGGCTCACCCAATACACCTCTTCAAGTGCACGTACTGTGTCTCACCTTGGGCTACTTCATCTTCGACTTGGGCTGGTGCATCTATTTCCAGTCTGAGGGGGCCCTGATGCTGGCTCACCACACCCTGAGTATTTTGGGCATCATCATGGCCCTGGTGCTCGGAGAATCAGGCACAGAGGTCAACGCGGTCCTCTTTGGAAGTGAGATTACCAACCCCTTGCTACAGATGCGCTGGTTTCTCCGAGAAACAGGGCACTACCACAGTTTCACTGGAGATGTGGTGGACTTCCTCTTCGTGGCTCTGTTTACCGGAGTGAGGATTGGCGTCGGAGCTCGcctccttttctgtgaaatggtCTCCCCCAAGCCCAAGGGGTTTGTGAAGGTTGGGGGAGTGGCGATGTATGCCGTCTCTTGGTGTTTCATGTTTAGCATCTGGCGCTTTGCGTGGAAGAAAAGCATCAAAAAGTACCACGCCTGGAGAAGCAGGCGGAGGGAGGAGCGGCAGCTGAAGCGTCATGGACATCTCAAAACGCGCTAGCCAAGGCTTCCTCCAGATGCCGGATCGGGTTAGTCAGCCACAGGACCCAGGTTGGAGATCACGGCTGTTCTAGAATCAGGCTCATAACACACTTAGGTTTCAAGAAAGGGCTAAACGTATCAGGCAGTGTGGTCAGTCTTTGAGGGGAGCCCATACCAGTATTAAAACACTCATGCCTACCGTGGCGCAGGTGTAGAAAGTGAGACTACTCAGTGGTAGTTGTGAATGAGTCAGAgctgtgaggtgggggtgggcacagCTGCCTTCCTTTTTGTTCGTGGTGTCCTCGGGTCCTCTTGTCTCTGGGATGCTTGATGGTTAGACCGCTCAGGAAGGAATTTGAGAATTTCTTCGAGAATTGACTCCTTGAACAAACCCTTGTTCCTGCTTTCCGTGTAGCAATTTAAATAAAGTCACCCCATTTACTCTAAAGTGAGGGACTTCCAGGAAGATGCACGTCTGGCATTCTGAGCCTTGGATCAGGGAAGGGGCTGTGCTTAAACAAAGGGAAAGGATGAGAGAAGTGACCCGAAACCAACTGTCGAGGGGCCCCGAGACACCCCCAGGTTTGGTGCTTTGCTGAGGGGACTCACATGACTCAGAATGTAGTGCAACTCCTCGCTGTGATCAATTACAGGGAAAGGATTCAAGGGAAGAGCAGTGAAGGGAAAAGGTGTTTGGGCAGAGTCCAGGGGAAACCGGGCCCGAGCTTCCAGAGTCCTCTCCCAGTGGGATCCCTGAGGATGCACTGATTTCCTCTAGCAACAATTTGTGGCGATACATGTAAAATGTCCAGCGAGGAAGCTCATTAGATGCCCAGTGCCCCAGTTTTTTACTGGGGGTCATGCAGGCAGCCATCGCCTGGCATGTAGCAGAATTCCTGACTCCCAGA contains the following coding sequences:
- the TLCD5 gene encoding TLC domain-containing protein 5, which codes for MRSARMALGLCPQVLCSLGGWLLLYISFCRLNKHRSYEWNCRLVTFTHGVLSIGLSAYIGFVDGPWPFTHPGSPNTPLQVHVLCLTLGYFIFDLGWCIYFQSEGALMLAHHTLSILGIIMALVLGESGTEVNAVLFGSEITNPLLQMRWFLRETGHYHSFTGDVVDFLFVALFTGVRIGVGARLLFCEMVSPKPKGFVKVGGVAMYAVSWCFMFSIWRFAWKKSIKKYHAWRSRRREERQLKRHGHLKTR